One Entomomonas asaccharolytica DNA segment encodes these proteins:
- a CDS encoding tyrosine-type recombinase/integrase — MTLLTDLSIRRAKPAAKAYTLKDGAGLYLNVKHNGTKQWLFRFYWEGTQKRISFGVYPDVDLKKARSLRQQAQDLIASGIDPRTGRKSIIKPEAKVLRNRLTFAEYAQTWKEFKFRKLGLERASKRQSTHIQIERYLHKDMLPVLGKKALIDITRADVLAVQRKIEQRGALSIAEKCRSWLNEIFRHAIAEGYIEHNPAGDLDIVALPQRPTLHNPFLKLDELPEFLRALKGYQGARQTQLGIYLLLLTGVRTGELRQAMPEQFDLKNNLWLIPADKVKQLQKRVRNSAKEIPPYIVPLPKQAVAIIEELLACRFYKQRYLLAHRYDLTQMVSENTLNTALKRIGYTDRLTGHGIRATISTALNELGYPKEWIEAQLSHSDKDQIRATYNHAEYIEQRRKMMQEWADRLDNWQMEKTAVTVPNNVLLLNVG, encoded by the coding sequence ATGACACTGCTAACCGATTTATCAATCCGACGTGCCAAGCCTGCCGCTAAAGCCTATACCCTTAAAGATGGCGCAGGTCTTTACCTTAACGTTAAGCATAACGGCACTAAACAATGGCTGTTTCGCTTTTACTGGGAAGGCACACAGAAACGAATCTCTTTTGGGGTATACCCTGATGTGGATTTAAAGAAAGCGCGTTCTTTACGGCAACAGGCTCAGGATTTAATTGCTTCTGGCATTGACCCACGCACAGGCAGAAAAAGCATTATTAAACCAGAGGCAAAAGTTTTACGAAACAGGTTAACCTTTGCTGAGTATGCGCAAACGTGGAAGGAGTTTAAGTTTAGGAAGTTAGGTTTAGAACGGGCAAGTAAGAGGCAAAGCACACATATTCAGATAGAACGTTATCTGCATAAGGATATGTTACCTGTATTGGGTAAAAAAGCATTAATTGATATTACCCGTGCCGATGTTTTAGCAGTACAGCGTAAGATAGAACAACGAGGGGCGTTATCTATTGCAGAGAAGTGCCGAAGCTGGCTCAATGAAATCTTTCGTCATGCGATTGCTGAGGGTTATATTGAGCATAATCCCGCAGGGGATTTAGATATTGTGGCTTTACCACAACGGCCTACTCTGCATAATCCTTTTTTGAAACTGGATGAGTTACCTGAGTTTCTACGGGCTTTAAAAGGCTATCAGGGCGCCAGACAAACGCAACTGGGGATTTATTTACTGTTACTAACAGGGGTAAGGACAGGTGAGTTAAGACAGGCCATGCCTGAGCAGTTTGATTTAAAAAACAATCTGTGGTTAATCCCTGCTGATAAAGTCAAACAGTTACAAAAGCGTGTCAGGAATAGTGCTAAAGAGATACCGCCTTATATTGTGCCTTTACCTAAACAAGCAGTTGCTATTATTGAAGAACTGTTAGCTTGCCGTTTTTATAAACAACGCTATCTGTTAGCGCATCGTTATGATTTAACACAGATGGTCAGTGAGAATACCTTAAATACGGCCTTAAAGCGTATAGGGTATACAGACCGACTGACAGGGCATGGTATTAGAGCCACCATTTCAACGGCTTTAAATGAGTTAGGCTATCCTAAAGAATGGATTGAAGCGCAGTTATCCCATTCCGATAAAGACCAAATCAGGGCAACCTATAATCATGCAGAGTATATTGAGCAACGACGTAAGATGATGCAGGAATGGGCGGATAGATTAGATAACTGGCAAATGGAAAAAACAGCAGTAACAGTACCGAATAACGTTCTGTTGTTAAACGTTGGCTAA
- a CDS encoding PAAR domain-containing protein, with protein sequence MTINKRKVARVGDALAPYTDANHLPHTRRIAIGSSSVFINRKAVAIEGSKVDCGGVLIASDGTVNIG encoded by the coding sequence CTGACCATTAATAAGCGAAAAGTTGCTCGTGTTGGTGACGCTTTAGCTCCATACACAGATGCTAATCATTTGCCCCATACCAGAAGAATTGCTATAGGTTCTTCTTCAGTATTTATTAACAGGAAAGCGGTTGCCATTGAAGGTAGTAAGGTCGATTGTGGTGGTGTTTTAATCGCTAGTGATGGCACAGTTAATATTGGTTGA
- a CDS encoding PIN domain-containing protein translates to MYRNVEDISNEIKEKSLPVLFFDTCSILNMLNSIHIDYLPEHYLEIILILLEQHQNDCWLVSCENVYEEWKDNINAVTETLNKEIKRVDRNVNVILKTANSFLGTSHITPPIEQLNIANKIKQLSDDFLKTSFLIQRIGEYSIKAMNRVRKCEAPAKRGKSEPKDCEIIECFLDLCNVLRNKGFSQKIIFFTANKSDFGSFKDIKPPLDSQFNSVHAELITNIEHLYRIVIECRNNKNKTL, encoded by the coding sequence ATGTACCGTAATGTTGAAGATATTAGTAATGAAATCAAAGAAAAATCGCTACCAGTATTATTCTTTGATACATGCTCAATATTGAATATGCTAAATTCGATACATATAGATTACCTTCCTGAGCATTATTTAGAAATAATATTAATTTTGCTAGAGCAACATCAGAATGACTGTTGGTTAGTCAGTTGCGAAAATGTCTACGAAGAATGGAAAGATAATATTAATGCTGTGACAGAAACTCTAAATAAAGAAATAAAGCGAGTAGATAGGAATGTTAATGTCATTTTAAAAACGGCTAACTCTTTTTTAGGCACATCACATATTACACCACCTATAGAACAGTTAAATATAGCAAATAAAATAAAACAGTTATCCGATGACTTTCTTAAGACTTCTTTTTTAATTCAGAGAATAGGTGAGTATTCCATAAAAGCAATGAATAGGGTTCGGAAATGTGAGGCTCCAGCAAAAAGAGGAAAATCTGAACCAAAAGATTGTGAAATTATCGAATGCTTCCTCGATTTATGTAATGTACTGCGGAACAAAGGATTTAGTCAAAAAATAATATTTTTTACAGCTAATAAAAGTGATTTTGGTAGTTTTAAAGACATTAAGCCACCACTTGATAGCCAATTTAACTCAGTACATGCAGAGTTAATTACTAATATAGAACATCTTTATAGAATAGTAATTGAATGTAGGAACAATAAAAATAAGACATTGTAA
- a CDS encoding type VI secretion system Vgr family protein yields the protein MFSTANEVIYTLDVQGLEEAGLQVLSFDGIEGINAEYAFEITLIHNHLRFDITKLLSRSAYLSFTADKSQGVHGVIHSVKRGAVGNHYAQFKVILAPKFSHLYKRVNQRRWVEKTVPQIITSILTEHGMQEGDNNGFTYKLKEIYEPREFCVQYDESDADFIHRLCEEEGWGITYNFTNSSHQMVFSDAQPFFPSITESIDYASDTGFVADYPVIKRFDVGLSSASKSASFRNYNFTTMKIPEGTAEGLLSKKANNATEPNLESYDYPNPHLNKAKADYYAKIEIERLRASHILAEALSEVPTLHAGYFFSVNDYPQLDTLDTTQPWLVKQIRHQARQPQVLEAWGGEGSASSTSLEIIQQTLQKYFRHPIAEELEFPYEDYKQGYRNCLVATPQEVTYRPLRLHKKPQVLGSQTAIVTGPTAEEIYCDEYGRVKVQFHWDREGNYDENSSYWVRVASNWAHDGYGTVVIPRVGMEVMVSYLEGNPDEPMIVGALHNGVNKVPYDLPANKTKSVFKTSSSKGGVGSNELRIEDKAGEEQIFVQAQKDFDQLTKNNHTVQVLNNSHLQVQNEHSETIVKNRYTKNEAEEHHLTQLDRKTQIMMNDHTTVGMAQHTTIGTVQTIQAGQEIHIKSGMNLVIDGGLSLTLKAGGQHIVLNPAGIWMTMPVWTGGVPVEGTPAVPLLPMNKERGIVATVSPKTQLTSLMQKKSRCLICEAAAKSSEWIS from the coding sequence ATGTTTAGCACCGCTAATGAAGTCATCTATACGCTGGACGTTCAGGGGTTAGAGGAAGCAGGACTACAGGTCCTAAGTTTTGATGGAATAGAAGGGATAAATGCCGAATACGCATTTGAGATTACCTTAATTCATAATCATCTTCGGTTTGATATTACAAAATTACTTTCCAGATCTGCTTATCTTTCATTTACCGCAGATAAAAGCCAAGGCGTGCATGGCGTAATTCATTCCGTCAAGCGTGGTGCAGTTGGCAACCATTATGCTCAATTCAAAGTAATCTTAGCGCCTAAATTCTCCCACCTTTATAAAAGAGTTAATCAAAGACGTTGGGTCGAAAAAACCGTACCACAAATTATAACTAGCATACTCACTGAACATGGGATGCAAGAAGGTGACAACAATGGCTTCACCTATAAGCTAAAAGAAATCTACGAACCACGAGAATTCTGCGTTCAATACGATGAGAGCGATGCTGATTTTATTCATCGCCTATGTGAAGAGGAAGGATGGGGTATCACCTATAATTTTACCAATAGTTCTCATCAAATGGTATTTAGCGATGCACAGCCTTTTTTCCCATCAATCACTGAGTCAATTGATTATGCCAGTGACACAGGTTTTGTAGCAGACTACCCAGTAATCAAACGTTTTGATGTTGGATTAAGTAGTGCTAGTAAATCAGCTAGTTTTAGAAACTACAACTTTACCACTATGAAAATCCCTGAAGGCACGGCGGAGGGACTACTCAGTAAAAAAGCCAATAACGCTACTGAGCCAAACTTAGAAAGCTATGATTACCCTAACCCACATCTAAATAAAGCCAAAGCCGATTACTACGCTAAAATAGAGATTGAACGTTTAAGAGCCAGTCATATTTTAGCGGAAGCGCTTTCAGAAGTACCTACTCTTCATGCGGGTTATTTCTTTAGTGTTAATGACTATCCACAACTAGATACACTTGATACAACCCAACCTTGGTTAGTTAAACAAATTCGCCATCAAGCAAGACAGCCACAAGTTTTAGAAGCGTGGGGAGGAGAGGGGTCAGCTAGCTCAACCAGCTTAGAAATTATTCAACAAACCCTACAAAAATACTTCCGACACCCTATTGCTGAAGAATTAGAATTTCCTTACGAGGACTATAAACAAGGCTATCGCAACTGCCTAGTGGCTACCCCACAAGAAGTCACCTACCGCCCGCTACGGCTACATAAAAAGCCACAAGTACTTGGTTCACAAACAGCTATAGTCACTGGACCAACAGCAGAAGAAATCTACTGTGATGAATACGGCAGAGTAAAAGTTCAGTTTCATTGGGATCGTGAAGGAAACTACGACGAAAACTCAAGTTACTGGGTACGAGTTGCAAGCAACTGGGCGCATGATGGCTATGGTACTGTAGTCATTCCTCGTGTAGGAATGGAAGTAATGGTCAGCTATTTAGAGGGAAATCCCGATGAACCAATGATAGTGGGAGCCTTACATAACGGTGTTAACAAAGTCCCTTATGATTTACCTGCCAATAAAACCAAAAGTGTATTTAAAACCTCATCTTCCAAGGGAGGAGTGGGATCAAACGAACTACGAATAGAAGATAAAGCAGGTGAAGAACAAATCTTTGTACAAGCCCAAAAGGACTTTGACCAACTCACCAAAAACAACCATACCGTACAAGTTTTAAATAATTCCCACCTACAGGTTCAAAACGAACACAGTGAAACCATTGTAAAAAACCGCTACACCAAAAATGAAGCTGAAGAACATCACCTCACCCAACTAGATCGTAAAACTCAAATAATGATGAACGACCATACAACGGTAGGTATGGCACAACATACCACAATAGGTACTGTGCAAACCATCCAAGCAGGTCAGGAAATTCATATTAAATCTGGCATGAATTTAGTGATAGATGGTGGTCTTAGCCTTACCTTAAAAGCAGGTGGACAACATATAGTGCTTAATCCTGCCGGCATCTGGATGACCATGCCCGTATGGACAGGTGGTGTACCGGTGGAAGGTACACCCGCAGTACCATTATTACCAATGAATAAAGAAAGAGGCATTGTTGCTACAGTTTCACCGAAAACCCAATTAACTTCATTAATGCAGAAAAAATCACGTTGTTTAATTTGTGAAGCTGCTGCAAAATCTTCTGAATGGATAAGTTAA
- a CDS encoding DUF4123 domain-containing protein, with translation MNELSLLGMKYQEVLKNLPWQKETISLLLDGINVKNIFKVIFSVQPVAKFEVLYLQTRFHELKEVSPCLIKIDSPASPYLQKFFAHLDDEWGYIVTSDRPWDEQVKHLRDLLVVLMPPNNQQVMLKIADPLVATELFKIAQETNNQLFGPFNHILTTDILNQEFHHYQKLTKNIIPLTLPYTLTESENNALDKVDIKRSQQNLYQHMQTYFPDFLNHYPKKQRRLAINHIIEEAEQLGYNSPMTQAFYLNIYGYLGDNALQDHPQITQLIKEQNIESLKLAAQRAQQISVQQASKGIA, from the coding sequence GTGAACGAATTATCATTATTAGGCATGAAATATCAGGAAGTATTAAAAAACTTACCTTGGCAAAAAGAGACGATTAGTTTATTGCTAGATGGTATTAATGTAAAAAATATTTTTAAAGTAATATTTTCAGTACAACCAGTTGCAAAATTTGAAGTATTATATCTGCAAACACGTTTTCATGAGTTAAAAGAAGTTTCACCTTGTTTAATCAAAATTGATAGCCCAGCGAGTCCCTACTTACAAAAGTTTTTTGCTCATTTAGATGATGAGTGGGGCTATATAGTTACTAGTGACCGACCTTGGGACGAACAAGTTAAACATCTAAGAGATTTATTAGTTGTTCTAATGCCGCCAAATAATCAACAGGTTATGTTAAAGATAGCAGATCCGTTGGTTGCAACAGAATTGTTTAAAATAGCACAAGAAACAAATAACCAACTATTTGGTCCTTTTAATCATATTCTAACCACAGATATTCTCAACCAAGAATTTCATCATTACCAAAAGTTAACTAAAAATATAATACCATTAACCCTGCCATACACACTTACTGAGTCAGAAAATAACGCACTTGATAAAGTAGATATTAAACGCAGTCAACAAAACCTTTATCAGCATATGCAAACCTATTTTCCTGATTTTTTAAATCATTACCCTAAAAAGCAACGTAGATTAGCAATTAATCATATTATCGAAGAAGCTGAACAGCTAGGTTATAACAGCCCAATGACACAAGCGTTTTATCTAAATATTTATGGCTATTTAGGCGATAACGCACTGCAAGATCATCCCCAAATAACACAACTCATTAAAGAGCAGAATATTGAGTCACTAAAATTAGCTGCACAACGAGCACAGCAAATTTCAGTACAACAAGCAAGTAAAGGAATAGCATAA
- a CDS encoding toxin VasX yields the protein MTTDVETKLDTTKLDPNEVAAGLDAGATTEPASCPLMADTVQLLPIRYAYVENLDPFKEARKKPLPETTTNTNETSTKVTTENTESEQTYFGANLEEIVVYPRPHPIGYRLIRDGWLYIVEVATDSRIYEYVLKDGVVTQRTYKGGTMSNANRSTYEGIEQRTGKDKALVFKKDRVLYVAFSEVQWTNRKCNQVLKTEERKLLMQEIDLRGVNCEHQNDHLITKEIAEKYIAEVAEEYKAPSYDVEFKEEKTAYSWENKDISNFKKVPIGKLTAQVVPECQKGNYLFMVVNDYIGMMQDLAKEQDMVTDWLGDWSEKNDNSLKYNVGSYIDSTLTITANNATSKGASDWINELTPEQKEKLFDYVNYKIEFDRIEPFLWHYKYDETYDRFEKDGRTDKFYEMDAELSAKKKAMLASIGEKQYKEHEQEIEALEEAQIKYLHGTFWGTRGLNQLVDTVKLKKYLDIERPKYKRWQNRLGTITAARVKLFTEHFYMTTWYFDSDVDDQHKDVLLIEQSCTHNILRNDYSIDTIAKYFNEHPYYIFPAFQTNYTAEYYNKTRPKVAKWLRDTKKVLDAYTSGKGTDFQELEKIMDKAYWKKILEAPVSIQDIQKLRQLNYSQAIYNTLTDILDDLSNPRATAAAQKAITSNLQQLENMVNKLSLAQRASFLIDIKQHGYVEINESPMATKKAQAHIDVSLTILKNIQANKQKIAQYTKQRKQLYNPNSMESKGLSYKVRKDKIASLKATIAKLQTENTSYIKALDNRQAQLQTLVSPLQAGEVPFSLRFTVPAEQQKMLNYEKQILASKFYGNDAKGVYSAVKSTNVPIILLCLNVKNLITVWNKYEKDKELGEIVRGPLTASILGTISATLSVIQTFHTSLIKQAITQVEGISSKTAGAVLASKLSKVSLLLTGSAQIIGGIASYITLIATHQKWIEAIYDGDTAKAAAAISVLAGNYGNAGVSTVGTIHTAIAARGLYKDIKIAKMAVRTAWAVRGAKFATSIARLTPVGLGFTALQLIGEFAYNYYNLSDSQEWFERCYWGRKNKGWNQQQHNQKLAEALLKPSIADQGVVVDNGQHWRVLQLIIPGQLSQSLQDRPIEWEAMWFQNGMDYPHKDTQIGEYLWQHSKIISPAPLTIEWRLPWIDKADWSEIYHSNTLFIRLYHTPDMATEPLNSDKQAIAYRIPLRAWDKKNKEQTDFIKPEKGSKIPKIAEKVTYKGEING from the coding sequence ATGACTACAGATGTAGAAACCAAATTAGACACAACTAAGCTAGATCCTAATGAAGTAGCAGCAGGGCTAGATGCAGGGGCAACTACAGAGCCAGCTAGTTGTCCATTAATGGCCGATACAGTTCAACTATTGCCTATCCGTTATGCTTATGTCGAGAACTTAGATCCTTTTAAAGAGGCAAGAAAAAAGCCACTACCAGAAACAACTACAAATACTAATGAGACATCAACAAAAGTAACTACAGAAAATACAGAGTCAGAGCAAACATACTTTGGAGCTAATTTAGAAGAAATTGTTGTTTATCCGCGCCCTCATCCAATAGGTTATCGTTTAATTAGAGATGGATGGTTATATATTGTAGAAGTAGCAACAGACTCTCGTATTTATGAATATGTATTAAAAGATGGTGTGGTTACCCAAAGAACTTATAAGGGAGGAACGATGAGCAATGCCAATCGTTCAACTTATGAAGGTATTGAACAACGCACTGGTAAAGATAAAGCACTTGTATTTAAAAAAGATAGAGTACTGTATGTCGCTTTTTCAGAAGTGCAATGGACTAACAGAAAATGCAATCAAGTGCTAAAAACGGAAGAAAGAAAACTATTGATGCAAGAAATTGACCTAAGGGGTGTTAATTGTGAGCATCAAAATGATCATTTAATCACTAAAGAAATAGCAGAAAAATACATCGCAGAAGTAGCAGAAGAATATAAAGCACCTAGCTATGATGTAGAATTTAAAGAAGAAAAAACAGCTTACAGTTGGGAAAATAAAGATATTTCCAACTTTAAAAAAGTACCAATAGGCAAACTTACAGCCCAAGTTGTTCCAGAATGTCAAAAAGGTAACTACCTATTTATGGTAGTAAATGACTATATAGGAATGATGCAAGACCTAGCTAAAGAACAAGATATGGTGACAGATTGGTTGGGTGATTGGTCAGAAAAAAATGATAACTCATTAAAATATAACGTCGGCAGCTATATAGATTCTACCTTAACCATTACAGCAAATAATGCTACCAGTAAAGGCGCAAGCGATTGGATTAATGAACTGACACCTGAACAAAAAGAAAAACTGTTCGACTATGTAAACTACAAAATAGAATTTGACAGAATAGAGCCATTTCTATGGCACTACAAATATGATGAAACCTATGATCGTTTCGAAAAAGATGGCCGTACTGACAAATTCTATGAAATGGATGCTGAATTATCAGCAAAGAAAAAGGCCATGTTAGCTTCTATAGGAGAAAAACAATACAAAGAACATGAACAAGAAATAGAAGCATTAGAAGAGGCACAAATTAAATACCTACATGGAACATTTTGGGGAACTCGAGGCTTAAATCAGCTTGTAGATACAGTCAAATTAAAAAAATATCTTGATATCGAGCGCCCAAAATATAAACGCTGGCAGAATCGGTTAGGTACAATAACAGCCGCTCGTGTAAAATTATTTACTGAACACTTTTACATGACCACATGGTATTTTGACAGTGATGTAGATGACCAACACAAGGATGTACTATTAATCGAGCAAAGCTGCACACATAATATACTGCGTAATGATTACAGTATTGATACAATAGCCAAGTATTTTAATGAACATCCCTACTATATTTTCCCTGCTTTTCAAACTAACTACACAGCAGAATATTATAATAAAACACGACCTAAAGTAGCTAAATGGCTTAGAGATACAAAGAAAGTGTTGGATGCCTATACCTCAGGGAAAGGAACAGATTTCCAAGAGCTAGAAAAAATCATGGACAAAGCTTACTGGAAAAAAATTCTGGAAGCGCCTGTCTCTATTCAGGATATTCAAAAACTACGACAACTTAATTATAGTCAGGCAATCTACAATACCTTAACAGATATTCTTGATGATCTCAGTAATCCACGTGCTACAGCAGCGGCACAAAAAGCCATCACCAGTAATTTACAACAGTTAGAAAATATGGTGAACAAACTGTCATTAGCACAACGTGCTAGTTTTTTAATTGATATTAAACAACATGGTTATGTTGAAATAAATGAGTCGCCTATGGCGACTAAAAAAGCACAAGCGCATATTGATGTTAGCTTAACAATCCTTAAAAATATCCAAGCGAATAAACAAAAGATTGCCCAATACACTAAACAACGCAAACAGCTTTATAATCCTAATTCTATGGAATCTAAAGGTCTATCCTATAAGGTAAGAAAAGATAAAATAGCCAGTTTAAAAGCAACCATTGCTAAACTGCAAACAGAAAATACTAGCTATATCAAAGCACTAGATAATCGCCAAGCACAACTACAAACATTGGTTAGCCCCCTACAGGCGGGAGAAGTACCCTTTAGCCTGCGCTTTACTGTACCTGCCGAACAGCAAAAAATGCTAAATTATGAAAAACAAATTCTGGCCAGTAAATTTTATGGCAATGATGCAAAAGGAGTATATAGCGCTGTCAAAAGCACCAATGTGCCAATAATTCTTTTATGCTTAAATGTTAAAAATTTAATTACTGTTTGGAATAAATATGAAAAAGATAAAGAGTTAGGGGAAATAGTTAGAGGACCATTAACAGCTAGTATTCTAGGTACTATTAGTGCAACTTTATCTGTAATACAAACCTTTCATACCAGTTTAATTAAACAAGCTATTACTCAGGTAGAGGGTATTTCTTCTAAAACCGCTGGTGCTGTATTAGCTTCAAAATTAAGTAAAGTCAGCTTATTACTTACAGGTTCTGCACAAATTATAGGCGGTATTGCTAGCTATATTACCTTAATTGCCACCCATCAAAAATGGATAGAAGCTATTTACGATGGTGATACCGCCAAAGCCGCCGCTGCAATTAGCGTATTAGCAGGTAACTATGGCAATGCAGGGGTAAGCACTGTAGGAACTATTCATACCGCAATAGCCGCCCGTGGTCTTTATAAAGATATAAAAATAGCTAAAATGGCTGTGCGTACTGCTTGGGCAGTAAGGGGAGCTAAGTTTGCCACCAGTATTGCTAGGTTAACCCCAGTAGGCTTGGGTTTTACGGCGCTGCAACTCATTGGCGAGTTTGCCTATAATTACTATAACCTCTCCGACTCGCAAGAGTGGTTTGAGCGTTGCTATTGGGGGCGTAAAAATAAAGGTTGGAACCAACAGCAACATAACCAAAAATTAGCGGAAGCACTACTAAAACCCTCTATTGCTGATCAAGGTGTAGTAGTAGATAATGGTCAACATTGGCGAGTATTACAACTTATTATTCCTGGCCAGCTAAGTCAAAGTTTACAAGATCGCCCCATTGAATGGGAAGCTATGTGGTTTCAAAATGGTATGGATTACCCTCATAAAGATACCCAAATAGGCGAATACCTTTGGCAACACAGTAAAATTATTAGCCCAGCACCTTTAACTATTGAATGGCGTTTACCTTGGATCGATAAAGCTGATTGGTCAGAAATCTATCATAGTAATACCCTCTTTATTAGGCTCTACCATACCCCAGATATGGCAACGGAACCTTTAAATAGTGATAAGCAAGCTATTGCTTATCGTATCCCTTTGCGCGCATGGGATAAGAAAAATAAAGAGCAGACAGACTTTATAAAACCAGAAAAAGGCTCTAAAATCCCCAAAATTGCTGAAAAAGTAACCTATAAGGGAGAGATTAATGGCTAA
- a CDS encoding DUF6708 domain-containing protein codes for MANTQVPIAGDYKKTPVTEYWCLAPLPIPTGYPAIPQQVDIKKATKTTLDHGKADYWNFEFGTRFDFTMCFVVFISFVIVHIFFLFTDMSFYGGFQITFIEVSYSMLPYYFFGVGGTFLFLLIITIYCYFKQATQVPLRFNREKRQVCAVVGKRILIAPWEQVSAQVESALLVTPYSATENSSLIIQIPDTEQGEVATFTMGYAVDALAIADWEAIRVFMEQGLDTLKQQAKTPEQLTPDALKKLEQNPQPTAEYYEKLTEQYQEGSIKYFYALKNLKKYQKNGYWFWIICHICSGWTIPCHVAEWLNRHPYIKRPAAMKKWSQPIPQEQWAKPSEDLLKQTQTLTMAYGKKGVNNFQDYFVKQTKEK; via the coding sequence ATGGCTAATACACAAGTACCTATTGCAGGGGATTATAAAAAAACGCCTGTTACTGAGTATTGGTGCTTAGCACCTTTACCTATTCCTACAGGTTATCCTGCTATTCCCCAACAAGTAGATATAAAAAAGGCGACTAAAACTACCTTAGATCATGGTAAAGCCGATTACTGGAATTTTGAGTTTGGTACTCGCTTTGATTTTACTATGTGTTTTGTAGTATTTATAAGTTTTGTGATAGTACATATCTTTTTCTTGTTTACTGATATGAGTTTTTATGGAGGTTTTCAGATAACTTTTATAGAAGTTTCTTATAGTATGTTACCTTATTATTTTTTTGGTGTTGGTGGCACATTTTTATTTTTATTAATAATCACTATTTATTGTTATTTTAAGCAAGCCACCCAAGTACCCTTACGTTTTAATCGAGAAAAAAGACAAGTCTGTGCAGTAGTAGGTAAGCGTATATTAATAGCGCCATGGGAACAAGTAAGCGCCCAAGTAGAATCGGCGTTATTAGTTACTCCCTACAGTGCCACCGAAAATAGTAGTCTAATTATTCAAATACCTGATACTGAGCAAGGTGAAGTAGCCACCTTTACCATGGGCTATGCAGTAGACGCTTTAGCTATTGCTGATTGGGAAGCTATTCGGGTATTTATGGAACAGGGTTTAGATACCCTTAAGCAACAAGCTAAAACCCCTGAACAACTAACCCCCGATGCCCTAAAAAAATTAGAACAAAATCCACAACCAACAGCCGAATACTATGAAAAGCTAACTGAACAATACCAAGAAGGCAGCATAAAATACTTTTATGCCCTTAAAAATCTAAAGAAATACCAAAAAAATGGTTATTGGTTTTGGATTATCTGCCATATTTGCAGTGGTTGGACAATACCTTGTCATGTAGCTGAATGGCTAAATCGCCACCCCTATATTAAGCGCCCTGCGGCAATGAAAAAATGGTCGCAACCCATCCCTCAAGAGCAATGGGCAAAACCTTCAGAAGACTTATTAAAACAAACTCAAACCTTAACCATGGCCTATGGTAAAAAGGGCGTGAACAACTTTCAGGATTATTTTGTTAAACAAACTAAAGAGAAATAA